agccactttttctggccactgcattgagttatcaaagatttccaccttcatcaacatgtgtcaaaaatagttattctgtacataaacacagcggagctatatcggccgctaggtcgcttgtttggtTCTTGACATAAACTTAGTCCATATTACTGCTTATCATTTGACAACTCCGTCCTGTTTACTTCAGGGCTCAAAATTCATGGTAGTCCCTTTTCCAGGACAACCAAACCTCACCTTTGGACTACTAATATCTTGAAATGGTTGTCTCACCATGAGATGACCACTTATTCACATGTTTCATGGAATGAAACCGCAGTGTACAGCTGATTGGGGTGTGTTGGCTCCAAGATCTTTCTATTGTTAGTATCCTTTGAAATCATCCAGCGCGGCCACTGTGACAAAACATGCCCCACAAATAAATCTAATTGGACTCAGTGGTATGTTGCCCATCTTTGCAAGCAAAACAGACACTTCTTCCACTGTTACTGAAAATCATGTATTCGGAGATCACTTGGACACTAAATCAATTGATGTTTGTGCTGTTTTAACCCAAACCTATGCATCTTTTCACTCAGTGAAGCATTAACAAACTTCAGACTCTCGCTGTACCACTGACTGGCGACTGTGTGTGTATTGGCTTCCTGAGTGAAACCTCACATGATGTCATCATGCCACATCACCAATACATAGCAAATAtgaagtcatatttttcagggAGAGCTTGATTTTGCACCAAATTAGGAATGAAATACAATAGTTAAAGAAGTCCATAATCGAAATATAGTatatctttttgaaaatattgaatgttATTTGACAATATTCTACAAGGTTCTGATATGAAAAAAAGGTGAGCCATAAACTTCAGGCCTTATTATACTTGACCAAGGTGACCTTGAGATGCAATGAATATTTCCTTTCTTCTTCCTTGCAGGATGACAATTCCACACTTTTCCTGGTTGCTGGTTATGCCCGCTATGGATGTCCCTATGTCTGGGTCAGATCGAACCATGAAAGGCTTGTGAAGCTCAGTGGAGATGATTCCTTCACAAAAGATAGTCCTCTGAAAAttaaatcaacaacaacatggCTTGAAAAAGgtaataaatatgaatatactAATACGTGTAAAGCTGGTTGTTGTGGTGTAGAAATTGTATAGAAATTCATCTGAGACGAAGTTTATTGCTCAGATCACGTCTTAAAGTCGCTTTCGCCATCCTTCTCTGTTTCTGGTTGCCATAGATACTAAGATCTGGGACATCATCGCGGAGCTTGTCAAGATCGCCACTCTGCCTTCCCCGAGGAATCCCTTCGCTGTAGACATGGAATATTTTGACCAACTTCCGTTCATGGAGCGTATCCTAGCAACGGGAGCCATGGTGAATTTCCTTCAAAAAGTTTTAGATTACCATCCGGATAAGCCATATATCGGGCTAGGTAGGTTATATGTCTggttctttgtctttcatttcaatatttccatGTATATCCATGTAATTCAGGGTGCTATAGAAAGAGGGATTATTCCTCCCCCCTTTTGCCATAGTTTCAAGGGAGGATttagtacatacatgtatgagaaggGGGGGTGTGTGAAATCCatgttttgacagaaattcctaCATCTGTTTGTATTTTAGCAGAATTTGCAGaccaagcaaacaaacttgGTTTATACTGCAAAGCACTCAGAACCTATTGAAGGTCTCCAAATGATAATTACACCTAGTAATGTTTATTACTACAAAATGTCATGGACTAGTCTTGAAAACTCTTCAACAAATTATGTTCTTAGGAAGATTAAGCCTCGGGGACAGTTTGGACTTTTAAGTTTTTACTATATTTTTCTCGTAAATTATTTTGATGCTCATggggtaaataaagttttcactatgATACTTTTAtggaaaatcaaatatttcttcatgCAGTTGAAACAGGGATGTGGctgttcaaatatcggtaaatgtcggGTAATTTTGTTTCACTGGCACCAAATGGCTGTCAAGCTGAAACGTTACACTTGAACTCTCTTttagtgatgacattgaccatGTTTTATTCAAAGTGCTAAGTAGTTGAAAGCTGAGGGCTAAACAATCCTCTGTTGCTCCAAATTGTGTAAAAGTATTTTATTATGTTATTGGATTGAGGTTATTATCTGTCAGTACAGACAAAGGACCTTTTTGCAAAGAGATGAAACGTACGGTTCACTTTTAAGTCAACGAGTCTTTACCAAATTGTATACCATaaatgtatttcattattttatggACTGGAGGGTATCACCCGTCAGTACAAAGGAATTTTATACAAAGGGATAAAACATATGGTCCACTCCAAGGTCAATGAGTCTTCACCAAATTGTATACCATAAAAGTTATTCGTTATGTTTTGGCTTGAAGTTATCATCCGTCACTACAGAGGAACTTTGTGCAAAGAGATGAAACATACGGTTCACTTCAAGGCCAATTGAGTTTCAGGTTGTGTATTGCCGTGGAAGTGATGTGGCAGTATAGCTATATTGACAGATAAAGCAATAGCACTGTAAAGCTAATAGTGTTTTTATGTACATGAGAGTGTCATTGAAAGGACACGAGCTGTAATCAACATAAACATATGGCAATCAATCCTTTGTGCATATCTCTGTAAGatcatgtttgttttgtgttagactgtttgaaattttagaatggaAAAATCCAAATTTTATTTCAGACTTTGAAGATGAATCTTTTCATTCTTTAAACTTTTCACCCGTATTTTcctgtacatgtattcatgtatgGATTGATTCACTCTCTTGATAAAAATGATGAGACAAAACTTTGCCTGTTAAAGGGTTAAAGTATCTACACAAATCCCAAATTCAGATTTgcctttttatcaattttgcaaAGCAGGAATGGTTTCTCAAATCTCACTGGCACTGTTAGCAATGAGTGCTATCAGAGTTGTATACAGACTCATTTTAATAGAGGGTATGCTAAACACTATAAATTTTAACATGCTGtaggaaaacaaattaaaatatgtACATGTTTTATTGAATGAAATAATAACTACTGTATCAAAGGCTTCACATACTTTCCCATTTAATAGCATATGAtaactttttcttttgatgacTATGTGATGCATATCCACTGAAGGAACTAGAACTTTGCTGAGTGTTGATGTCTCTGACATTTTCTCTGACCTGCAGTGTCAGAAGACCTGGCTGAGGTGACGAAGAAGCACTTCAAGGAGCTACAGACGTACGTGCAACAGCAGGCAGAGCAgatacagacagagacagagacacagcaGCACAAGGTCAAACACCATCACAAGCCACAGCAGCAACAACAGCCACAGCCACAGCAACAACAagagcagcagcagcaacagaacccacaagagatgcaaaaaccAGAGCCGCAGAGCGAAGCAACTCAAATGCCGTACAATCAATACAAAAGCAGTGGAGGACTTACGCGACGAGCACACGCACAGTAttactgaaattttcatttttttttttttgaaagaaaatttctccatgaaaatacacatttgtgaATAGCTGCAAGCTGGCAGCTAGATGACTGTATTGAAGTCGTCATTTTGCTAAAATTCCTGAAAGCATAAGCAACAAAAAAGGTCATactttttcttgatattccaaATTCATCGGTTGACCAAGAAGTAAGGTCAATCCTGATTAGTCAAGACATCAATCATTAAAGCAGTCCTATTCAACCAATCAAACCTCACCTCTTAAGGGACAATCAGCATTTGATGAAACTCCAATTAGTTCTTCTGTCTGTTGATCTCGACAACTTTTGTACAGCAATTGACATTGGTCCAACTGTTTCAAATTTACTTCATATGCATTCTTCTTGAGAAACTTATGCTTGAGAGTCTGAGACTCTCCAATAAGGAAAGATattgtgtaaaaatgtgaaacaaaagAGAAACATTTCCAACATGAATTTCCTAACTTATGGTAATTTACAATCAAACCGAACAAACTTAAAATGAATACTTCTTTTAAAGTCACAACactcaaattttgtaaagtGCTTGGAAGTAAAGATACAGCTCTACGGTATTCAAATCAATTTTCTTAGGTCCAGGACTTTCAAGTGTTTTGCTCAGACTAGTGAATATGTATTTCCAGGACTAGAAAACTAGACTGCAAGACTAGTTAGActacaggactagcaaactagactacaGGATCAGCAGACAAGGTTGCACGACAAGTAAACTAGACTGCACGACTAGGAAGCaagactgcaggactagcaaactagactgcaggactagcaaactagactgcaggactagcaaactagactgcaggactagcaaactagactgcaggactagcaaactagactgcaggactagcaaactagactgcaggactagcaaacgagactacaggactagcaaactggactacaggactagcaaactggactacaggactagcaaactgGACTACAGGACTAGCAAAGTATATTATAGGACTAGATGACTAGgctgcaggactagcaaaccaGACTAttggactagcaaactagacagcaggactagcaaactggACTACAGGACTAGCAAAGTATATTATAGGACTAGATGACTAGGCTGCAGGACTAGCAAAACAGACTAttggactagcaaactagaatGCTAGACAGATTCAGTTTGTATTGCCCAAGGATCATGAAAAACAAATCAATTCACCCTGCGGCATCTTacacatgaataaataaaatatcggTAGTTGCAATGCATATTGGAAGGACTTTGATGTTAAAGAAATAACATAATTTTGTGTAGATCACAATAGAGCtggaaaaatattcatagaatTATGAAAGCTTAATTTGCCGTCTTTGATGTAACAAATTTCCAGTATCCTTTTCATGTCTGAACGGATGAAAGTTTACATTGGTGTTACAAGGCTGCTAAAGTTGTCCTGTGAACGTGTTTCAAGATTTACTGGTGAAGCTCAATGCCTTGTTTCAAATGTAGTACAGATTTTAGAGATTGTGTCATATCACATGATATTGTAAAGGGATGGAGTGTAAGTAGTACTGTTGATTGCATTGGTCTGTTGGCATTAGAAGAACCAGACATTGTCTAAATAGAGGTGTTGCAAACGCTGTCAGGTGCATTTATCAGTTAGGCAATAATATGAGTCGACCATAAAGGAATCAACTctacaaaagttgaaacattgtctagcaggtcagatgtagtcaaaacaacatcCAATCCACACACCATGTCTGCTATCCTAGGCTACATAGCAGCAATCCgagttgtatttttttcatagttCCGTCGCAATAAAGTTTGGTGTGTTGAGAAAATGGTTGCTAATTTATTAAtgatgcatgtgtgtatgtttgtcagTTCAAAAGTTTTAAATGCGAAAAGCCTTATATTTGACAGCAAGTGATACGTCCTAGACAGTTAGCGAGCTGTGCGTGGATATGTATGGTGTTGTTGTTAAGACTATGTCTGACCACCTGCTagacaatatttcaacttttgcagagttgatttctttgcaaTTGGTTGATAATACTGTCCAGCTGATAGTTACGCCTGACAGTGTTGAGAACACATCGATTTAGGCAATGTGTCTAATTCGTCTATGCGAGTGGGTCAACGCAAACCATTGTAAGTGCTTGTACAGGCAGGAAATATTTAAGATGAGTCCATTATCAGAATGATCTGTAAACAGTTCTTGGTCATAAATGGAACACAAACAGGGTAGGacaaatggggggggggggcgacttgcagcgatttcgaagctgttatccaattggttggcagaatcttaccgttacaattaaataatacaaataaactccctaagttgctgtgaatagtgacaatcgaccaatcagatataaccttgcaaacacgctgcgagtcagccacAAATGGGCCGACTAATAGTGTTATATACTGAAGggattgaaaaaatatttcagcaaaaAATTTACATCATATCTGATAGGACAGTTTTCCGAAATCAATGATAGACATTTCAGTCAAAAGAGAGACAGGTTTGTGTAAAATTAGCATGTGACAAATCCCACTATTTATATGTGACTATTTCTGgtgatattacatgtaaaatgcttgCTTGTCGAGCTTACAGAATTCGTGTCACAGCTACATTAAATCTGAATCCAGATGCTCTTCCAAATGTAGTCTGAATCTGATTCAATGTCCAACTCTAAACTTTGTTATAATGTACCATATATTTGCACTTTCTGGTACAAAtgacaaataataaacacaaacatTTTGATGCAAACTTAAAAGGTTTTTATGAGGCCCCCTAGGTATGTACAATATCCATGACACCAAATGACTCCCTAGGGTACTAGTGATTAAGTTGGAAATGCTCCCTATGGAAATGCTGTAGTCTGACCTTCAACCATGTCTTCtttcagtccgggtcagctccaaaattggagactcattatgataatgtattccggcattcagccaatcatcgaccagattacatcattgataaagtacaggtcacgctgggtcacaaattacccaccaagtgtgatcggcagttttgggccgcttattaagccctgtcttgtgaatttcgacgaatttcgacagtcaacataatccacgtgttctgcagaaggtcatgtccaacaaggagtccgattagtgaacaaatattcgaaatattgacgattcatttctaccccaagtttatcgatttcgctcaagtaccgagaatcattttgtggatgttcgtcatctctattagaaatactgttataaaggttatttgtgtaggtacgcgtataacattttgcaagaaagaagagcaatgtcagagctttaaaacgatacccgttttgtagttgtcaaacgcagactaaaaatggtacgcgattttgaaaatgtgttgacagagtggccacacaactgttccccatacggtagaattgtatcgctgccatctccgatacaaatgggatattctgaacgatctgtgtagggacacgatttatatttcgcaggacttcaagccagagtctaggaatcacagcgatatatggggtttggttgtcttagccagaataaaactggtacgcgattttgaaattgtgttttgacagagtggccacacaactgttcgacattatgacagaatacggcgcgggagttcgacgcagtatggcgtacgtaacgaaggacgcatgtggaggttgccaggaatacaatttttactgatggcgcgctggccgctgattggctaatgagagggggaaaatattatggtatagcgtctccaattttggagctgacccggactgttaaTGCTAACTTAAGCTTTCAGTTTTCTTGGATCAGCCAATCTTCTGTAAGGTGATAACATGCCATATTTGTATCAGTGTGTATTTCTCTGGAGATAATCTTGTGGGTTAATACCTTGCACTGCTCACTTCATTGCACAATCTGTCAACAAgttgtatttgaaataccaaCCTCAAATTGCCAGATtatgtctttcttttttacACCAAATCAATCCACATTTTGCAATAAACTATTTTCCAAAACTACGTACCTCATGTTTTCTTGTGTGAAGGTCACTTTTGATATAACACTTCAACAAGCTAATATTGATGCAATCAGAACGTTCAATGAGTGAATATGCTTGTGTGATTTCACAATTATCATCATTCTACATTACCACATTCACATCAATATTAACTGCAAAtgtgataaattattttgtattgggaaaTTGATAATTGCACATTTTTGTGACATTGAACAGTTTCAGAATGACTCATAAATGGGCCATGAGTGTCCAGTTCTGCTGTGAATGGTGGTGTAACAAGTCTTACATGACAACTTAAAACCAAGGGAAACCGAGAAATAATACAGAAATAAATTTGTGCACAGAATTTATTGCTTCAAGATAGCAAgcacctcaaaattgaaagacttgaacgtttgctcaaacttattgaaaggaaacttttaaccatttccTTTTGCAATCAAGAATACAAGTCAGGGTtcacttagggaccgttcagtttttacggccgggggggggggccggcaaaatcttgtcgccggtgttcaaaaaatgatgaccccccccccctgcatttttcgcgaaaaaataatgacccccctttgtcagacgaaaaaatttgatgacccccccccccccccccctgaaaaataaccaaaacccatatgtcaaatttacccgcacggtttggatttgaactccggtacgcggcgcactttattcgtgtagcagagatgccagtgcacaaacttctcagccacatccatgcaaacgtctgttaattaggacgactgtaaggcaatttttaacttcatttccatagacaacttatgtccatggacattgtataaagtaaactttattggagtggtttgccaaaggcagccctccggtaagagggtcatgggccataacgtaaagtcaactttattctagtgggcaaccaaaggtggcccactggtaaaaagagggtcgatcatggccattgcatgaagtaaacctaattggagtgggccgccaaaggcgtctgcccgctaagagggtcatgggtaatacataaagtatatttattgtattgggccgccgaaggcggcccgccggtaaagagggtcaatcatggccatggcataaagtggactttattgtaggtattatgtttttagctactatagactatagtctatagaagctattgggatgggtatccgtccagcgtccgtcgtcagtctgtatgtatgtatgtatgtatgtatgtatgtatgtatgtatgtatgtatgtccgtttgtgaggcgtccgtccactcaaatatcttgagaaccgcagtacttactgatttgatatttgttgtgtagatgaaaaatatgattttgagaaactatttttttaatttttgatattgttgaaaataggcaaattaatgccaaaaaaggtgtttttggtaaaaaatcttcttcttcataaccgctggtcagacagctttgttatttggtatacaggtccctaggggtaaccc
Above is a window of Ptychodera flava strain L36383 chromosome 19, AS_Pfla_20210202, whole genome shotgun sequence DNA encoding:
- the LOC139118595 gene encoding uncharacterized protein isoform X1, whose product is MESTTSTPYLKQRASWHRASSQWASWYRPSWNWASWFWAGWKKCELTVIRVQFFGEWTTNQQDPGQLDLTNTSTSSALPACGVISTSELWEVEKAAKKKLQAFLNEMLRIGTVRGFKYFVMYMRGREEMICRVQNEPLTPSESEQSTPVKFSFSGSLNAANMPFDERSLMLSDGTQKSLSGFGHIDVGLPPASPVEREIVPSDDNSTLFLVAGYARYGCPYVWVRSNHERLVKLSGDDSFTKDSPLKIKSTTTWLEKDTKIWDIIAELVKIATLPSPRNPFAVDMEYFDQLPFMERILATGAMVNFLQKVLDYHPDKPYIGLVSEDLAEVTKKHFKELQTYVQQQAEQIQTETETQQHKVKHHHKPQQQQQPQPQQQQEQQQQQNPQEMQKPEPQSEATQMPYNQYKSSGGLTRRAHAQYY
- the LOC139118595 gene encoding uncharacterized protein isoform X4, with product MAAQEVEKAAKKKLQAFLNEMLRIGTVRGFKYFVMYMRGREEMICRVQNEPLTPSESEQSTPVKFSFSGSLNAANMPFDERSLMLSDGTQKSLSGFGHIDVGLPPASPVEREIVPSDDNSTLFLVAGYARYGCPYVWVRSNHERLVKLSGDDSFTKDSPLKIKSTTTWLEKDTKIWDIIAELVKIATLPSPRNPFAVDMEYFDQLPFMERILATGAMVNFLQKVLDYHPDKPYIGLVSEDLAEVTKKHFKELQTYVQQQAEQIQTETETQQHKVKHHHKPQQQQQPQPQQQQEQQQQQNPQEMQKPEPQSEATQMPYNQYKSSGGLTRRAHAQYY
- the LOC139118595 gene encoding uncharacterized protein isoform X2 — its product is MESTTSTPYLKQRASWHRASSQWASWYRPSWNWASWFWAGWKKCELTVIRVQFFGEWTTNQQDPGQLDLTNTSTSSALPACGVISTSELWEVEKAAKKKLQAFLNEMLRIGTVRGFKYFVMYMRGREEMICRVQNEPLTPSESEQSTPVKFSFSGSLNAANMPFDDLSGFGHIDVGLPPASPVEREIVPSDDNSTLFLVAGYARYGCPYVWVRSNHERLVKLSGDDSFTKDSPLKIKSTTTWLEKDTKIWDIIAELVKIATLPSPRNPFAVDMEYFDQLPFMERILATGAMVNFLQKVLDYHPDKPYIGLVSEDLAEVTKKHFKELQTYVQQQAEQIQTETETQQHKVKHHHKPQQQQQPQPQQQQEQQQQQNPQEMQKPEPQSEATQMPYNQYKSSGGLTRRAHAQYY
- the LOC139118595 gene encoding uncharacterized protein isoform X3, which translates into the protein MLGVTMANANFNVGNFSCYNPDYWLYYYAFDYWQYSNQDGQEVEKAAKKKLQAFLNEMLRIGTVRGFKYFVMYMRGREEMICRVQNEPLTPSESEQSTPVKFSFSGSLNAANMPFDERSLMLSDGTQKSLSGFGHIDVGLPPASPVEREIVPSDDNSTLFLVAGYARYGCPYVWVRSNHERLVKLSGDDSFTKDSPLKIKSTTTWLEKDTKIWDIIAELVKIATLPSPRNPFAVDMEYFDQLPFMERILATGAMVNFLQKVLDYHPDKPYIGLVSEDLAEVTKKHFKELQTYVQQQAEQIQTETETQQHKVKHHHKPQQQQQPQPQQQQEQQQQQNPQEMQKPEPQSEATQMPYNQYKSSGGLTRRAHAQYY